A single genomic interval of Trueperaceae bacterium harbors:
- a CDS encoding proline/glycine betaine ABC transporter permease — protein sequence MLEFLTASFPESWRIPLRGWTNDAVDWLVLQYGDLFRAVSDALLYVLVRAEDVLNWLPWWLVVLLVVVLVWHAFGRRIVPALVMGGLMVLVGSFGLWEQMMTTLALMIIATVITIVIGIPIGILMSRSDLVRAGLKPILDGMQTMPSFVYLVPVVIFFGLGNVAAIFATFVYAVPPVIRLTDLGIRLVDKEVIEASRSFGANPGQTLVEVQLPLALPNIMAGINQTIMMALAMVVVASMIGARGLGQEVLRGLQRGDVGYGLEAGLAIVILAVIIDRVTQGYSRRYDYTAQHAE from the coding sequence ATGCTCGAATTCCTGACTGCTTCGTTCCCGGAAAGCTGGCGGATACCCCTGCGAGGTTGGACCAACGATGCGGTCGACTGGCTGGTACTCCAGTACGGCGACCTGTTCAGGGCGGTGAGCGATGCGCTCCTCTACGTCCTGGTCCGTGCGGAGGACGTCCTCAACTGGTTGCCCTGGTGGCTCGTCGTCCTCCTCGTTGTCGTGCTCGTCTGGCACGCCTTCGGCAGGCGTATCGTACCGGCCCTGGTCATGGGCGGACTGATGGTGCTGGTAGGCAGCTTCGGCCTCTGGGAGCAGATGATGACGACTCTGGCCCTGATGATCATCGCCACCGTCATCACCATCGTCATCGGCATCCCGATCGGCATCCTGATGTCACGAAGCGACCTCGTCAGGGCCGGCCTCAAGCCGATCCTCGACGGCATGCAGACGATGCCCAGCTTCGTCTACCTGGTGCCGGTGGTGATCTTCTTCGGCCTGGGCAACGTCGCTGCCATCTTCGCGACCTTCGTATACGCCGTTCCGCCGGTCATCCGGCTCACCGACCTGGGGATAAGGCTGGTGGACAAGGAGGTGATCGAGGCCTCCCGTTCCTTCGGCGCGAACCCGGGCCAGACCCTCGTGGAGGTCCAGTTGCCGCTGGCTCTGCCCAACATCATGGCCGGGATCAACCAGACGATCATGATGGCTCTCGCCATGGTCGTGGTCGCCTCGATGATCGGCGCGAGGGGCCTGGGCCAGGAAGTTCTGCGGGGCCTGCAGAGAGGCGACGTGGGCTACGGCCTCGAGGCAGGTCTGGCCATCGTGATCCTTGCCGTGATCATCGACCGGGTGACGCAAGGCTACAGCCGTCGTTACGACTACACGGCGCAACACGCGGAGTGA
- a CDS encoding glycine betaine/L-proline ABC transporter ATP-binding protein yields MSKISVRNLYKIFGKRPDEALRKVRNGLGKQELLKRTGHTLGLEDVSLEIEAGETFVVMGLSGSGKSTLIRCLNRLIEPTAGEILVDGEDIVGLPPREMQRLRREKMAMVFQHFALLPHRNVIENVAYGLKLQGLDRSERWKQARHWIEVVGLKGYEKSRPRALSGGMQQRVGLARALATDPQILLMDEAFSALDPLIRREMQDELIRLQGELHKTIVFITHDLDEALRLGDRVAILKAGRVVQVGTPEEILTRPADDYVEAFVRNVDRSRVLTARLAMEEGLRTTVSASPTSLVPAVTEDPWQTAYVTAADGRYLGIVGIEALRQGARRGDPDLRGLITESAPTVRQNSSLNDVFAVAAASPVPIAVLDAEGRLRGVLTHHALLAALTRDEDEVAVTPADARAEPTRSE; encoded by the coding sequence ATGTCGAAAATCTCTGTCCGCAACCTCTACAAGATATTCGGCAAGCGGCCCGACGAGGCGCTTCGGAAGGTCAGGAACGGCCTCGGAAAGCAGGAGCTGCTCAAACGGACCGGCCACACCCTGGGGCTCGAAGACGTCTCCCTCGAGATAGAAGCCGGCGAAACCTTCGTGGTGATGGGGCTCTCGGGGAGCGGGAAGTCGACCCTGATCCGCTGCCTGAACCGTCTGATCGAACCGACCGCCGGTGAGATCCTGGTCGACGGTGAGGACATCGTGGGCCTGCCACCCCGCGAGATGCAACGCCTTCGCCGCGAGAAGATGGCGATGGTCTTCCAGCACTTCGCGCTACTCCCGCACCGGAACGTGATCGAGAACGTCGCCTACGGCCTCAAGCTGCAGGGACTCGACCGGAGCGAACGCTGGAAGCAAGCGCGTCACTGGATCGAGGTAGTCGGCCTGAAGGGGTACGAGAAGTCGCGCCCGAGGGCGCTCTCGGGTGGGATGCAGCAGCGGGTGGGATTGGCGAGGGCCTTGGCCACCGACCCCCAGATCCTCCTCATGGACGAGGCCTTCAGCGCCCTCGACCCCCTCATCCGCCGCGAGATGCAGGATGAGCTGATCCGCCTCCAGGGCGAGCTCCACAAGACGATCGTGTTCATCACCCACGACCTCGACGAGGCGCTCCGTCTGGGCGACAGGGTCGCGATCCTCAAGGCGGGGCGCGTAGTGCAGGTGGGAACGCCCGAGGAGATCCTCACCCGACCGGCGGACGACTACGTCGAAGCGTTCGTCCGCAACGTCGATCGCAGCCGGGTGCTCACGGCTCGCCTGGCGATGGAGGAGGGCCTGCGGACGACGGTGTCGGCGAGCCCCACCAGCCTGGTGCCGGCAGTGACCGAGGACCCCTGGCAGACCGCCTACGTTACCGCTGCGGACGGCAGGTACCTCGGCATAGTAGGGATCGAGGCGCTTCGCCAGGGCGCGCGGCGGGGCGATCCCGACCTGCGCGGCCTGATAACCGAGAGCGCGCCCACCGTTCGTCAGAACTCCTCGCTCAACGACGTCTTCGCCGTAGCAGCCGCCAGCCCGGTGCCGATAGCGGTGCTCGACGCCGAGGGGCGCCTCAGGGGGGTACTCACTCACCACGCTCTGCTCGCCGCCCTCACCAGAGATGAGGACGAGGTGGCGGTTACGCCCGCCGACGCCCGGGCGGAACCTACCCGCAGCGAGTAG
- a CDS encoding transglycosylase SLT domain-containing protein — MKRHLPAAALIVVALTAAWLGNALLADVTTVGGGSEPHTRSTLPNPYDSPLLAGYDTYRAALMRDDPRPLMTLALSDDSYLAYRSAMALAQWPELGPATRFRFYSRAAQLRIDDPLAREENREFRLGLGAVAEAAGFREEAIAAYEAALPHEVAVEALERLEENPYALSNYYFGARLYQEALDALGDLAAPSIEAPSYQRLGEHQRALDAYERWLELEPGNADALYGRAWSHFYLGNMERAYELFSQLSGSSSLYARALIERRQGDLDAAVSLMQRTNQASRMWLASSWLEAEGRYRDALPIYLELARAGSDYADDSAYRALTLAKRLGESDIAEQARALIPDGSFFDLRLGGAPRLPERDTLPTVELPVMELAAELARVADYEAAIGELVFALRDADSEAEAIALAETLQAYGEFRQSQRAALRYISAGSTEIRTWLVAYPRAYRSVVVEQASRQGLEPELVWAIMRQESAFYPQAVSVSNAGGLMQVVPSTWNWLAELQNEQPQDRFDPAANIRYGTYYLGWLMDYHDGDLELVVPSYNRGQGYIRRLFESEAVAGDKSDFFREIDALETREYMQRVMVNYATYRALYGEPGLFATAPGESDDEVVR, encoded by the coding sequence ATGAAGCGACACCTTCCGGCGGCAGCCCTCATCGTTGTCGCTCTTACGGCAGCCTGGCTCGGGAACGCACTTCTCGCCGACGTGACCACGGTAGGCGGCGGCTCCGAGCCCCACACCCGCAGCACTCTCCCCAACCCATACGACTCCCCCCTCCTGGCCGGTTACGACACTTATCGGGCAGCGCTGATGCGGGACGATCCCCGACCGCTCATGACGCTCGCCCTCTCCGACGACAGCTACCTGGCATACCGGTCGGCGATGGCACTCGCGCAGTGGCCGGAACTCGGCCCGGCGACACGTTTCCGCTTCTACTCGCGAGCAGCGCAGCTGCGGATCGACGATCCCCTCGCCAGGGAGGAGAACCGCGAATTCCGCCTCGGCCTCGGAGCTGTGGCGGAGGCCGCCGGGTTCCGTGAAGAAGCCATCGCCGCATACGAGGCGGCATTGCCGCACGAGGTGGCTGTCGAAGCGCTCGAGCGGCTCGAAGAGAACCCCTATGCCCTGTCGAACTACTACTTCGGGGCGCGGCTCTACCAGGAGGCGCTTGACGCGCTGGGCGACCTGGCCGCTCCCTCCATCGAGGCTCCCTCCTATCAGCGACTCGGTGAGCATCAGAGAGCGCTCGACGCCTACGAACGCTGGCTCGAACTGGAGCCCGGCAACGCGGACGCCCTCTACGGGCGGGCCTGGTCGCACTTCTACCTCGGGAACATGGAGAGGGCCTACGAGCTGTTCAGTCAACTATCCGGCTCGAGCAGCCTCTACGCCCGTGCCCTCATCGAACGGCGTCAGGGGGACCTCGACGCAGCGGTGAGCCTCATGCAGCGGACGAACCAGGCGAGCAGGATGTGGCTGGCCTCCTCCTGGCTGGAGGCCGAGGGGCGTTACCGTGACGCCCTGCCCATCTACCTCGAGCTGGCCCGCGCGGGCTCGGACTACGCCGACGACTCGGCTTACCGGGCCCTGACTCTCGCGAAGCGGCTGGGAGAGAGCGACATCGCCGAACAGGCCCGCGCCCTCATACCCGACGGATCGTTCTTCGACCTTAGGCTGGGGGGCGCTCCCCGGTTGCCGGAGCGCGATACTCTGCCCACGGTCGAACTCCCGGTGATGGAACTCGCCGCGGAACTGGCCAGGGTTGCCGATTACGAAGCAGCGATCGGCGAACTGGTGTTCGCGCTGCGCGACGCCGACAGTGAAGCCGAAGCGATCGCTCTCGCCGAGACCCTCCAGGCGTACGGCGAGTTCCGCCAGAGCCAGCGCGCTGCGCTGCGGTATATCAGCGCTGGTAGCACAGAGATTCGGACCTGGCTGGTAGCCTATCCCCGCGCTTACAGGAGCGTGGTCGTCGAGCAGGCGAGCAGGCAGGGACTCGAACCCGAGCTCGTCTGGGCGATCATGAGGCAGGAGTCGGCTTTCTACCCTCAGGCGGTCTCCGTGTCGAACGCGGGCGGGCTCATGCAGGTGGTCCCCAGCACCTGGAACTGGCTGGCCGAACTGCAGAACGAGCAACCGCAGGACCGCTTCGATCCTGCAGCCAACATCCGCTACGGGACCTACTACCTGGGGTGGCTGATGGACTACCACGACGGCGACCTTGAGCTGGTCGTCCCCTCGTACAACCGCGGGCAGGGCTACATCAGGCGACTGTTCGAGAGCGAGGCCGTCGCGGGTGACAAGAGCGACTTCTTCCGTGAGATAG